A genomic region of Eucalyptus grandis isolate ANBG69807.140 chromosome 5, ASM1654582v1, whole genome shotgun sequence contains the following coding sequences:
- the LOC104445085 gene encoding protein SRG1: MRFSSSDPLVATMDAIVNKLGGSLPVPSVQELAKKAITELPPRYIRTDLDHGTSLLQVPVIDLSKLSSSDGDLTESELEKLHSACRDWGFFQLINHGVSFSLLEEVKLGIQEFFKLPMEEKRKFWQQEGDLQGFGQAFVVSEEQKLDWGDMFYVVSLPRHLRKPHLFPMLPSPFRDVLDKYSTELQDLAMKILLLMAKALKMDTKEMIELFDEGLQGMRMNYYPPCPRPELAIGLTPHSDAVGLTILLQVNEVEGLQVRKEGKWVPIKPLPNAFVVNVGDILEIATNGNYRSIEHRATVNSTKERLSVATFYSPKLEGKMGPTPSLITPDKPALFKTIGVADYFKGFYSRELREKSYLDIMRTIQGEENRGD, from the exons ATGAGATTTTCGTCATCCGATCCTCTCGTTGCGACGATGGACGCGATTGTCAATAAGCTTGGTGGTTCTCTTCCGGTCCCGAGCGTTCAGGAGTTGGCAAAAAAGGCCATAACCGAACTCCCGCCTCGCTATATCCGTACCGACCTAGACCATGGGACTTCGTTGCTTCAAGTACCAGTAATTGATCTGAGCAAGCTCTCGTCGAGCGATGGCGATTTGACGGAGTCCGAGCTTGAAAAGCTGCACTCTGCATGCAGAGATTGGGGATTCTTCCAG TTGATAAACCATGGAGTGAGCTTTTCGTTGTTGGAGGAGGTGAAGTTGGGAATACAAGAGTTCTTCAAGCTTCCAATGGAGGAGAAAAGGAAGTTTTGGCAACAAGAAGGAGACTTGCAGGGCTTCGGGCAGGCGTTTGTAGTGTCCGAGGAGCAGAAGCTCGATTGGGGCGACATGTTTTACGTGGTGTCCCTCCCCAGACATTTGAGAAAACCTCACCTTTTTCCCATGCTTCCTTCTCCCTTCAG AGATGTGCTGGATAAATACTCCACAGAGCTCCAAGATCTTGCAATGAAGATACTCCTTCTCATGGCAAAAGCTTTAAAGATGGACACCAAGGAGATGATAGAACTGTTTGATGAGGGCCTGCAAGGCATGAGGATGAACTATTACCCTCCGTGTCCGCGACCTGAGCTGGCCATTGGCCTCACTCCACATTCCGACGCCGTAGGCCTTACCATTCTTCTCCAAGTGAATGAAGTGGAAGGTCTCCAAGTAAGAAAAGAGGGCAAGTGGGTTCCCATCAAGCCCCTTCCTAATGCTTTCGTTGTCAATGTCGGAGACATTTTAGAG ATTGCCACGAATGGTAATTATCGTAGCATTGAGCACCGAGCAACAGTAAACTCAACGAAGGAGAGGCTCTCGGTTGCCACATTCTACAGCCCGAAATTGGAAGGCAAAATGGGTCCTACACCGAGCTTAATCACTCCGGACAAGCCAGCATTGTTTAAAACAATAGGTGTTGCCGATTACTTCAAGGGATTTTACTCTCGTGAGCTGCGAGAAAAGTCATATCTTGATATTATGAGGACGATTCAGGGTGAGGAAAATAGAGGGGATTGA
- the LOC104445087 gene encoding protein SRG1, with protein MEVNLMKLGSSLPVPCVQELAKEAITEVPPRYVRTDQDHPFMRDDHGSLLLQVPVIDMNKLSSSHDDLVESELEQLHVACRDWGFFQLINHGVSCTLVEEVKLGIQEFFKLPMEEKRKFWQEEGDVEGFGQMFVGSEEQKLDWADVFFMASLPRHLRKPHLFPMLPSPFREVLDEYSSELRDLAMKILLLMAKALQMEFKDMIELFDEGRQAFRMNYYPPCPRPELVTGLTPHSDSTGLTILLQVNEMEGLQVRKEGKWVSVKPLPNAFVVNVGDILEIVTNGTYRSIEHRAMVNSMKERLSIAAFHSPKLEGECGPAPSLITSEKPALFRRIGMADYLRGLFSRELQGKSYIDVMRIE; from the exons ATGGAGGTGAATCTCATGAAGCTTGGCAGTTCTCTTCCAGTCCCATGCGTTCAGGAGTTGGCAAAAGAGGCCATAACCGAAGTCCCGCCTCGCTATGTCCGTACCGACCAAGATCATCCGTTCATGCGTGATGATCATGGATCTTTGTTGCTTCAAGTACCAGTAATTGACATGAACAAGCTCTCGTCAAGCCATGACGATTTGGTGGAGTCCGAGCTGGAACAGTTGCACGTTGCGTGTAGGGATTGGGGATTCTTCCAg TTGATAAATCATGGGGTGAGTTGTACATTGGTGGAGGAGGTGAAGTTGGGAATCCAAGAGTTCTTCAAGCTTCCgatggaggagaagaggaagttTTGGCAAGAGGAAGGAGACGTGGAGGGTTTTGGGCAGATGTTTGTTGGGTCGGAGGAGCAGAAGCTTGATTGGGCCGACGTCTTCTTCATGGCGTCCCTCCCACGACATTTGAGAAAACCTCATCTTTTTCCTATGCTTCCTTCTCCGTTCAg AGAAGTCTTAGATGAATACAGCTCGGAGCTGCGAGACCTTGCCATGAAGATACTCCTTCTCATGGCAAAAGCTCTGCAGATGGAATTTAAGGACATGATAGAACTGTTTGATGAGGGCAGGCAGGCCTTTAGGATGAACTATTACCCTCCGTGTCCGCGACCTGAGCTTGTCACGGGCCTCACTCCTCACTCCGACTCCACAGGCCTCACCATTCTTCTCCAAGTCAATGAAATGGAAGGTCTCCAAGTAAGGAAAGAGGGCAAGTGGGTCTCTGTCAAACCCCTCCCTAATGCATTCGTTGTCAACGTCGGAGACATTTTAGAG ATTGTTACAAATGGCACTTATCGTAGCATTGAGCATCGAGCAATGGTTAACTCGATGAAGGAGAGGCTCTCGATTGCTGCATTTCACAGCCCAAAATTGGAAGGGGAATGTGGTCCTGCACCGAGCCTGATCACATCGGAAAAGCCAGCCTTGTTCAGAAGAATAGGTATGGCCGATTACTTGAGGGGTCTCTTCTCTCGTGAGCTCCAAGGGAAGTCATATATTGACGTAATGAGGATTGAATAA